In the genome of Candidatus Thorarchaeota archaeon, one region contains:
- a CDS encoding GTP-binding protein gives MMRSKVFKVVLIGEGGVGKTSIVIKYTEDRFDESMKMTIGVNFATKQIDLEGRGVTLMLWDLGGQPRFREVVTDYFKGSKFAIAVYDATRNYTLERLVDWIDRVKSVAPESELLIVGNKIDEREPGSGVSLDEGQAFADRYGTSCMEVSAKTGAGIHEMFNHVAQRLSEKYLK, from the coding sequence ATGATGCGATCTAAAGTCTTCAAGGTCGTATTGATCGGGGAAGGTGGTGTCGGCAAGACTAGCATCGTGATCAAGTACACGGAGGATCGGTTTGATGAGAGCATGAAGATGACCATTGGTGTCAACTTTGCCACAAAACAGATTGACCTTGAGGGTCGCGGGGTCACGCTCATGTTATGGGACTTGGGCGGGCAACCCCGTTTCCGTGAAGTCGTGACCGACTATTTCAAGGGATCAAAGTTTGCCATTGCGGTATATGATGCCACCCGCAACTATACTCTGGAACGACTGGTGGACTGGATCGATCGCGTCAAGAGCGTAGCGCCTGAGAGTGAACTATTGATTGTTGGGAATAAAATAGATGAGCGCGAGCCCGGTTCAGGAGTATCTCTTGACGAAGGGCAGGCCTTCGCTGATCGGTATGGAACTTCTTGTATGGAGGTTTCTGCGAAGACTGGTGCGGGCATACATGAGATGTTCAATCATGTTGCCCAAAGGCTCAGCGAAAAATATCTCAAATGA
- a CDS encoding nuclear transport factor 2 family protein, giving the protein MNFSLSSLVIPSFSIRFMLYVVRGEVCITYSGGIHDLDKAELFEFCREWLDAWTGNQPETLLNFYTDDAVYIDPANRDGLKGKDAIREYFVKLLDVYRDWVWRPIEVFPTERGMVIKWACTIPIGTRIIDETGMDLIELKDGKISRNEVYFDRTRLVEALNEYRGHLHILH; this is encoded by the coding sequence ATGAATTTTAGTCTGTCCTCACTTGTTATTCCAAGTTTTTCCATTAGATTTATGTTGTATGTTGTTCGTGGCGAGGTCTGCATCACGTATAGTGGAGGCATACATGACTTGGATAAGGCTGAACTGTTCGAGTTCTGTAGAGAATGGCTGGACGCATGGACTGGAAATCAACCTGAGACCCTGCTCAATTTTTACACCGACGATGCAGTATATATCGACCCTGCGAATAGGGACGGTCTCAAGGGCAAAGATGCGATTCGTGAATATTTTGTCAAGCTTCTTGATGTGTATCGTGATTGGGTCTGGCGACCGATCGAAGTCTTTCCTACTGAGCGTGGCATGGTCATAAAATGGGCGTGCACAATCCCAATCGGTACAAGGATCATCGACGAGACTGGAATGGACCTCATCGAGCTTAAGGATGGTAAGATTTCACGTAATGAGGTCTACTTCGATCGTACACGACTGGTCGAGGCGCTCAACGAGTATCGTGGGCATCTGCACATCCTTCACTGA
- a CDS encoding alpha/beta hydrolase → MTVHYEESGKGKHPTIVMVHGAGGSSVTWFMQLRGLGREVHVKALDLNGHGATPDRNEKDIFRSYLNDIDTVVEESDRPVLMGHSMGGALSLLYALENPDKMAGLILVGTGARLRVADFIFDLLDNDFEGYVNAVGQYMFAGSTSKQLIEASQQEVRKCPVEIIHRDFDACNRFDVMKRLAEIKVPTLIIVGEDDMMTPVKYAAYLHEHIPHSEFVVIKDAGHSVMLERPAEMNRAIIDWIRKNVVQ, encoded by the coding sequence ATGACCGTTCACTATGAAGAATCCGGAAAGGGAAAGCATCCAACAATAGTCATGGTTCATGGTGCAGGTGGTTCCTCAGTAACGTGGTTTATGCAGCTCCGAGGTCTCGGAAGGGAAGTCCACGTAAAGGCATTGGACTTGAATGGCCATGGAGCGACTCCGGACAGAAATGAAAAAGATATCTTTCGATCATACCTCAACGACATCGATACCGTCGTAGAAGAGTCGGATCGCCCAGTACTCATGGGTCATTCGATGGGTGGGGCACTATCTCTTCTCTATGCTCTTGAAAATCCGGATAAGATGGCAGGTCTCATTCTTGTTGGCACGGGAGCTCGGTTGAGAGTCGCAGACTTCATCTTCGATCTGCTGGACAATGATTTTGAGGGGTATGTCAATGCAGTAGGGCAGTACATGTTTGCAGGATCCACATCCAAACAGCTTATAGAGGCGTCACAACAGGAGGTCCGTAAATGCCCTGTAGAGATCATCCACCGGGATTTTGACGCATGTAATAGATTTGATGTCATGAAACGATTGGCGGAGATCAAAGTACCAACACTCATTATTGTGGGAGAAGATGACATGATGACCCCCGTCAAGTACGCTGCCTACCTCCACGAACACATACCACATTCTGAGTTCGTTGTTATCAAAGATGCAGGACACAGTGTCATGCTTGAGCGCCCCGCTGAGATGAATCGCGCAATCATTGATTGGATAAGGAAGAACGTCGTTCAGTGA